The Planococcus liqunii genome includes a region encoding these proteins:
- the pstC gene encoding phosphate ABC transporter permease subunit PstC codes for MRPSVQEMIAQSKGKKFKKNVEKFVPVILFLIASVSVLTTIGIVLTLIVETITFFTRVPITDFLFGTTWLPFSNKEAMFGIWPLIIGTLKVTLIATIVAVPIGIGAAIYLSEYASETVRRIVKPVLEILAGIPTIVYGFFALTFVTPVLQSFFPEIKIFNAISPGIVVGIMIIPMIASLSEDAMSSVPKQIREGALAMGSTKFEVAMKVTLPAALSGIVASVVLAISRAIGETMIVSLAAGSTPKMDGDFTGSIQTMTSYIVQVSKGDAGYGTTIYYSIYAVGFTLFVFTMVMNILASYVSKRFREEY; via the coding sequence ATGCGTCCATCTGTGCAAGAAATGATCGCGCAGTCGAAAGGTAAAAAGTTTAAAAAAAATGTAGAAAAGTTTGTACCTGTCATTTTGTTTCTGATTGCGTCGGTATCTGTACTGACGACAATCGGCATTGTCTTGACATTGATCGTTGAAACCATCACATTCTTCACCCGTGTACCGATCACCGACTTCCTGTTCGGCACGACGTGGCTGCCGTTCTCAAATAAAGAAGCGATGTTTGGCATATGGCCGTTGATTATCGGGACATTAAAAGTGACATTGATCGCGACCATCGTGGCTGTGCCAATCGGCATCGGGGCAGCGATTTACTTGAGCGAATATGCCAGTGAAACCGTCCGCCGCATCGTCAAACCGGTGCTGGAAATTCTGGCCGGCATTCCAACCATTGTTTACGGTTTCTTCGCTTTGACTTTTGTGACTCCGGTTCTGCAAAGCTTCTTTCCGGAAATCAAAATCTTTAATGCCATATCACCGGGGATTGTGGTGGGCATCATGATCATCCCGATGATCGCTTCTTTATCAGAAGATGCAATGAGTTCCGTACCGAAGCAAATACGCGAAGGCGCACTCGCCATGGGCTCGACGAAATTTGAAGTGGCGATGAAAGTAACATTGCCGGCGGCTTTATCCGGCATCGTGGCTTCTGTCGTTTTGGCAATCTCCCGGGCAATCGGGGAAACGATGATTGTTTCGCTTGCGGCAGGTTCCACGCCGAAGATGGACGGAGACTTTACCGGTTCCATCCAAACAATGACTTCGTATATTGTCCAGGTTTCCAAAGGGGATGCAGGGTACGGCACGACCATTTACTACTCCATCTATGCAGTCGGATTTACACTGTTCGTCTTTACGATGGTGATGAACATCCTCGCAAGTTACGTGTCAAAACGTTTCAGAGAGGAGTATTAA
- the pstA gene encoding phosphate ABC transporter permease PstA translates to MKYIDQQLVVKRMNGRNLVNKLFKGIFMLATLVSLLFLAILLYRIGTQGISHLSWDFLKNFASRFPEKAGIKAALVGSLWLMAVVAPTSIILGVGSAIYLEEYAKKNRITAFIRTNISNLAGVPSVVFGLLGLTIFVRALSLGNSVLAAGFTMSLLILPVIIVAAQESIRAIPGELRDASFGMGATKWQTIVKVILPAAIPGILTGSILALSRAIGETAPLIVIGVPVIIQFLPSGVMDTFTALPMQIYDWSSRPQQEFQVVAAAGIIVLMVVLLLMNTVAAVIRNKFQKRY, encoded by the coding sequence ATGAAATACATTGATCAACAATTAGTTGTTAAACGAATGAACGGCAGAAATTTAGTCAATAAGCTTTTCAAAGGAATCTTTATGCTGGCCACTCTAGTGTCGCTGTTGTTTCTGGCGATTCTTCTGTACCGCATCGGTACGCAAGGGATCAGCCACTTATCATGGGATTTCCTGAAAAATTTTGCTTCCCGTTTCCCGGAAAAAGCCGGCATTAAAGCTGCGCTGGTCGGCTCCTTGTGGTTAATGGCTGTAGTGGCTCCGACTTCAATTATTCTCGGTGTCGGCTCAGCGATTTACCTGGAAGAATACGCGAAAAAGAACCGCATCACTGCTTTTATCCGCACCAATATTTCCAACTTGGCAGGGGTTCCATCAGTGGTCTTCGGTTTGCTTGGATTGACCATTTTTGTCCGTGCGTTATCTCTCGGCAACAGTGTTCTTGCTGCGGGCTTTACGATGAGCTTGCTCATTTTGCCGGTCATCATTGTGGCAGCACAGGAAAGCATACGGGCTATTCCAGGAGAATTGCGAGATGCCTCTTTTGGCATGGGCGCCACGAAATGGCAGACGATTGTCAAAGTCATTTTGCCGGCTGCTATTCCTGGAATTCTGACAGGAAGCATTTTGGCATTGTCCCGCGCAATCGGAGAGACTGCACCGCTGATCGTAATCGGCGTACCGGTGATCATTCAGTTCCTGCCGTCAGGCGTCATGGATACATTTACCGCTTTGCCGATGCAGATTTATGACTGGTCCAGCCGCCCGCAACAGGAATTCCAGGTTGTAGCCGCAGCAGGAATCATCGTCTTGATGGTGGTCCTCCTATTGATGAACACCGTCGCAGCCGTCATCCGGAACAAATTCCAAAAACGTTATTAA